From one Triticum urartu cultivar G1812 chromosome 3, Tu2.1, whole genome shotgun sequence genomic stretch:
- the LOC125543231 gene encoding uncharacterized protein LOC125543231 isoform X6, with product MTNSARRRRKSPSFHKTNSDESCSVDMSDSDVSSQSKSTRNSRRTSSKKLKRAATAEVKQTINWKCDPVKICDIIKQLCPEQLKWIEELGFGSFIDMIECKLPRKLTIWLMKRVDCDSKCLVFRNRKVSIVHAVENLLKLPALDKAVPMPRPGRVRDKPFRGKTKFKSATAGRGESLKEATDMMLTYKEEKDKDKFCSCFMKVILCAYLAPTTGYQINRSYLLGALKDLSDIPRMNWCRFAADYLIDAIRDSRGNKVHNLNVGGCVHILHLIYADLLKSDLVTIPEGYPRIKYVSSVVLEQIDNTGKKKTQDHCKFFESLLDDEKLEIFPTVEDHDDDIDDNAKSTHSMPLVTATISNVPCQEKHKLPQKVVQTSKKRPSDQSIDENLIKRIKKLEDHYTAERQKLITLSKRKLQNNLQQLEIKKTKEMAALVQEEIHKAMLPMNDDARAGSSLHNDDPTLTKGSIGTESPCHSNLDEVVLLSAKSAQCGHQTSTHVDAIPQLTAGTPSSPTFMNEIVQIGTHESPPATNLVNKENVKLDNFHPASSFVGQITQYEPSSSKEIIPTDQIVQAEPAACKDPFMERQETIERQDTFVANVLPASNICAVPHQPDLVPAVIIPTSSFILPNKDGDQVHSHIVEAEKNNIPSEDSSMLKIVGTDVQADTASVVPVSTNITGPGQGYPGDQPESNVFVVEHAKHDSIINVLHEVRNTVTTPTTVDVIPDTDFIAPKSTESASEILVADAHKATNMDSLAHNAASDVIQLQHTDKTTLEDEFQNQSNKQFGNLDVSKNEIESKKDIEIADSHATLKDVADISSPPLSIEIVGDVSIMSVSQMTREYDRMNVPGAATIDTTEHIAASTLHEVSRPEDTDKLIQPQHIVFETSVLPDHRSSSLDVLQIDHSNLLSSMPKPSTQPPGDIESSSCQSTQQEVANVAQNDLTGQKEEESQDHPSNNSVAEMENVLIMLVA from the exons ATGACTAATTCCGCACGCCGTCGCCGGAAATCTCCAAGCTTTCATAAAACCAACTCTGATGAAAGCTGTAGTGTGGACATGAGTGATAGTGATGTTTCCTCTCAATCAAAATCAACCAGGAATAGCCGTAGAACATCTTCAAAGAAACTTAAGAGAGCTGCTACCGCCGAAGTTAAGCAG ACCATCAACTGGAAATGCGATCCAGTGAAGATATGCGACATTATAAAACAACTATGTCCAGAACAGCTAAAATGGATAGAAGAATTGGGATTTGGATCATTCATCGACATGATTGAGTGCAAGTTACCAAGAAAGCTAACTATATGGCTGATGAAAAGAGTTGACTGTGACAGCAAGTGTCTAGTATTCAGAAACAGGAAGGTTTCTATAGTACATGCTGTTGAAAACCTGTTGAAGTTACCTGCTCTTGATAAAGCAGTTCCAATGCCCCGTCCCGGTAGGGTTCGTGACAAGCCTTTTAGAGGTAAAACTAAATTCAAGTCTGCTACGGCCGGAAGAGGAGAATCACTAAAGGAAGCGACAGACATGATGCTAACGTACAAAGAGGAGAAAGACAAGGACAAGTTTTGCTCATGTTTCATGAAAGTCATCCTATGCGCCTACTTAGCTCCAACGACTGGttaccaaattaatagaagttacCTGCTAGGAGCTTTGAAGGACTTGAGTGACATACCTCGTATGAATTGGTGTCGTTTTGCTGCTGACTACCTTATCGACGCAATTCGTGACTCAAGGGGAAACAAAGTGCACAACCTGAACGTCGGTGGATGCGTTCATATTCTACAT CTCATATATGCGGATCTACTTAAATCAGATTTAGTAACAATACCCGAGGGTTACCCAAGGATTAAATATGTGAGCTCGGTAGTACTGGAACAAATCGATAATACTGGAAAAAAGAAGACACAAGACCATTGCAAGTTCTTTGAGAGCTTACTA GACGATGAAAAGTTAGAAATTTTCCCAACTGTGGAAGACCATGATGATGATATTGATGATAACGCAAAATCTACACATTCCATGCCACTAGTTACAGCTACTATAAGTAATGTACCTTGCCAAGAGAAACATAAACTTCCGCAAAAGGTAGTACAAACTTCAAAGAAGCGCCCGTCAGATCAATCTATAGATGAG AATTTGATCAAACGGATTAAGAAGCTTGAAGACCACTACACAGCCGAGCGACAAAAGTTGATAACTTTGTCTAAACGCAAGCTTCAAAACAATCTGCAACAGCTTGAAATAAAGAAAACAAAGGAAATGGCAGCCTTGGTCCAGGAAGAGATTCATAAGGCTATGTTACCAATGAATGATGATGCACGTGCAGGAAGTTCTCTGCATAATGATGATCCCACTTTGACCAAAGGAAGTATAGGAACAGAAAGTCCATGTCACTCCAATCTAGATGAAGTTGTTCTGCTTTCTGCCAAGTCTGCTCAATGTGGTCACCAAACTAGCACTCATGTTGATGCCATCCCACAATTGACAGCTGGCACACCTTCATCTCCAACGTTCATGAATGAAATAGTACAAATTGGTACTCATGAATCACCACCAGCAACTAATTTGGTGAACAAAGAAAATGTCAAACTGGACAATTTCCATCCCGCTTCGTCATTTGTTGGTCAGATTACTCAGTACGAGCCTTCTTCTTCTAAAGAAATTATTCCCACCGATCAGATTGTTCAGGCTGAACCTGCTGCTTGTAAAGATCCATTCATGGAAAGACAAGAGACCATAGAAAGACAAGATACTTTTGTTGCCAATGTTCTACCGGCGTCAAATATATGTGCGGTTCCACATCAGCCAGATTTAGTCCCTGCAGTCATCATTCCCACAAGTTCTTTTATCCTTCCAAACAAGGATGGCGACCAAGTCCATTCACATATTGTTGAAGCTGAGAAAAACAACATACCGAGTGAAGATTCATCAATGCTGAAGATTGTTGGTACTGATGTTCAAGCGGACACTGCTTCTGTTGTACCTGTTAGTACTAATATCACTGGGCCTGGACAGGGCTACCCAGGGGATCAACCAGAGAGTAATGTATTTGTTGTTGAACATGCAAAACATGATTCCATAATAAATGTTTTGCATGAAGTACGTAATACCGTTACTACGCCAACAACTGTTGATGTAATTCCGGATACTGACTTCATTGCTCCAAAATCAACAGAATCTGCATCTGAAATACTTGTTGCTGATGCACATAAAGCTACAAATATGGATAGTTTGGCACACAATGCTGCCTCAGATGTTATTCAACTACAACATACAGACAAGACGACACTTGAAGATGAATTTCAGAACCAATCAAATAAGCAATTTGGAAATCTTGATGTCAGCAAAAATGAAATTGAATCGAAGAAAGATATTGAAATTGCTGATAGTCATGCCACTTTAAAAGATGTTGCAGATATTTCTTCACCACCTTTATCCATAGAAATAGTTGGTGATGTATCAATTATGTCAGTCAGTCAAATGACCAGGGAATATGATAGGATGAATGTACCAGGAGCTGCTACTATTGATACTACTGAACATATTGCTGCATCTACGCTACACGAAGTCTCAAGACCTGAAGATACTGACAAGCTTATTCAGCCTCAACATATTGTTTTCGAAACTTCAGTTCTCCCCGACCACAGATCCTCCAGTTTGGATGTTTTGCAGATAGACCATTCAAATTTACTTTCTTCTATGCCCAAACCAAGCACTCAACCCCCAG GAGACATAGAATCATCATCTTGTCAGTCTACACAACAAGAGGTTGCAAACGTTGCCCAAAATGATCTAACTGGACAAAAAGAAGAGGAATCCCAAGACCATCCTTCCAACAATTCAGTTGCAGAA